AAAACGAGATTCCTTGAGCAATCCACATGTAATCGGCACCGTACCGAGTGACTTCCCGAGGAAGAAAACTCGTTCATACTCATGAGCATCCAGCACATGTGAGACAACCATTTGCATCTCTTCGCTGATCCAAGCACTTCGTTTGGCGAATGAGCAATTCCAAAAATCCGTATTGTCTCGTCCATACTCTGCGTGTACATGGACGAGATCGATCTGTTTGCTCAAAAAAATCATGGTAGAATAATACAGATAAGGTCTGTCGAACGAATAGCTGGCTCCGGGAAAGAAAAAACAGACGGAGCGAGATGGCGTCTGATTTGCCTGAATGTGCGTGTACGTCATTTCTCTGCCGTCCCTGACGATCACGGAACCTGTTTTTGGGTATACCATCTACTAGCTGCACCTCTTTCATGTTCTTCGGAACAGGGGTATTTTCCAATAGTAAGGGCTAGTAGCATTTGTTGACAAGAAGTAAACAAACGATAAAGGAGAATGATTCGATGAAAAAGGAAGTCCAACTGAGTAACGGCATCAAAATAGCTTACGTAGAAGAAGGAACGGGGGAGTCGCTTGTTTTGATCCACGGCTTTTGCGGGAGCTCATCTTACTGGCACAAACTAATGCCACTCCTGTCAAAAACGCATCGTGTCATTGCGATCGATTTGCGTGGTCATGGAGACAGCACGGCCCCTGATGAACCGTATTCGATGGAGCGCTTTGCAGACGATCTGTCTTTGTTTGTAGATGAGCTGGGGGTAGCGAAGATTCATCTGTTTGGACATTCGCTCGGTGGCTATGTGACCTTGGCATTTGCCAATCAATACGCGGACAAGCTGGCGAGCTTTGGTTTGATTCATTCGACGCCATATCCGGATGACGACGCTGCAAAGGCCAATCGGGATAAAGGCGCAGACAACATCCGCCAAAATGGAATGGAGCCGTTTATCAAAGCGCTCATACCGAAGCTGTTCGCACCTTCCCATATCGACACGATGAGAGAAGAAGTCCAGCTGGCAAAAGAGATTGGCTTTGCGACAAGCCCGGTTGGAGCTATTCAAACATTAATCGCCATGCGTGATCGAGCGGATCGCAATCATGTGCTGCAAGAAACGACTTTGCCTGTGCTATTAGTCGCAGGATCAGAGGACCAGATCATTCCTGCTGAAAAAACTTTTACAGTAGATAAAAATAACGTCGAGCAAGTGTTGCTGCCCGATGCAGGGCATATGGGCATGGTAGAGGCACCAGAGAAAATGGCAGAAGCCTTCAAGAGCTTTCTAAACAGAAAGTAAACAAATATCACACCATAGTCCTAGCAAATTTTGCTATAATGAAAACGTTATCCTATTTATTTATACATAGACGAGAGGGGAAATTATTATGAAAAAGGCACGTCGGATTACGATGACGGCGTTTGCATCTATCGTATTTGCATCGCTGATGTCTTCCTCAGCATTTGCAGCACCTTTGCATCCCGTACAGCACGTTGACTGGATGGTGAAAAAGGCAATTGTATCAGCGGGTCAAAATGGCGATCTTGCTTTGGATCGTGCCGTGACTCTCGCAGAAGCTACTGTTGTTTTCTCTAAATTGAAAGTGGCAAAAGTGGGAGCTGCCGCTAAAGGTGCTCATTGGTCCACTCCTTACTTCGACTGGGCGAAGAGCCAAGGTGCTCTCACACAAGAAGATTATAAAAACCCTACGCAAGCGGTAACATCTGCCAAGCTTACACAAATGGCTGACAAACTGGGCTACAAAGTGAAGCTCGAAAACAAGGCGACTGTAACGCGCGGCGAGTTTTTCCAAGCATTGGGTGATGCGGCTACCACGCATGTAACGATTGCACACACCAACGATACACACGGTCATATTCAAGAAGACAAGAACCAAAAAGAATTCGGCTTTGCCAAAATCG
This genomic stretch from Brevibacillus brevis harbors:
- a CDS encoding alpha/beta hydrolase — translated: MVYPKTGSVIVRDGREMTYTHIQANQTPSRSVCFFFPGASYSFDRPYLYYSTMIFLSKQIDLVHVHAEYGRDNTDFWNCSFAKRSAWISEEMQMVVSHVLDAHEYERVFFLGKSLGTVPITCGLLKESRFARSSAILLTPLLTEDVVHTELLTLDQQVFLVSGTADHYYNQVVVDQLAASKPNIQLHLPQNAKHSLDVDLSIDDSLQVLQSVMGELSRFLDKQMD
- a CDS encoding alpha/beta fold hydrolase, producing the protein MKKEVQLSNGIKIAYVEEGTGESLVLIHGFCGSSSYWHKLMPLLSKTHRVIAIDLRGHGDSTAPDEPYSMERFADDLSLFVDELGVAKIHLFGHSLGGYVTLAFANQYADKLASFGLIHSTPYPDDDAAKANRDKGADNIRQNGMEPFIKALIPKLFAPSHIDTMREEVQLAKEIGFATSPVGAIQTLIAMRDRADRNHVLQETTLPVLLVAGSEDQIIPAEKTFTVDKNNVEQVLLPDAGHMGMVEAPEKMAEAFKSFLNRK